A single Streptococcus thermophilus DNA region contains:
- a CDS encoding DUF805 domain-containing protein, with translation MVRLSRFLWSYKTIRLLGVVLINGVIGSLVFLLMYLLGQTKAAGFTLTDFILFIAATALPTISMQIRRLRDANSNVAWIVLKATPLPVVLWVMYAFPIRDSK, from the coding sequence TATGGTCGTACAAAACGATTAGATTATTGGGGGTTGTCCTGATTAATGGCGTTATCGGTAGCTTGGTTTTCCTACTGATGTACTTGCTTGGGCAAACAAAAGCTGCTGGATTTACATTGACGGATTTCATTCTATTTATAGCAGCAACGGCACTTCCTACCATTTCTATGCAGATTCGTCGTCTACGTGATGCCAATTCCAATGTTGCTTGGATTGTATTAAAAGCGACACCACTACCAGTAGTACTTTGGGTGATGTATGCCTTTCCTATAAGAGATTCAAAATAA